ATGGGGAACTGCCTTCAGCCGGTGAGTTCGGGTATCGAGCGACACTGCATCGCTCGGTACCGTCCGTACCTAGCTTGTCGGCGGCAGCGAGCCAACCTTTAGGCTCGGAAGCGATTTTTTTCGTTGCCTATGAACAGGGCCGCCGAGCCTGTCTGGCTCAGCGGCCGGAAAGGACTCACTCCAGCTCGACGAGTTCACGCGACCGGGTTGGTGCCATCTCAATCTGCCTGGGAGCCTGCCGATCCACCCTGCGCTCGCTGAGCTTGAAACCACCCACGGCCTCGGCCAGCCGGTCGGCCTGGTCCTTGAGCTGCTCGGCCGCGACGGTGGATTCTTCCACCAAGGCGGCGTTCTGCTGGGTCATGCGGTCCAGCTCCGCCACGGCGATGTTGACCTGCCCGATACCGTCGCTCTGCTCGCCCGCCGCGACGCTGATCTCGCCCAACACCTTGGCCACGCGGCCGACCCCCTCGACCAGCTCCTCCATGGTGGCGCCGGCGCGCTGGACCAACGCGGTGCCAGAAGCCACTTTCTGGCCGGAAGCCTCGATCAACCCACGAATCTCGCGCGAGGCCTCGGCGCTGCGCGTGGCCAGCTGGCGCACTTCACCCGCCACCACGGCGAAGCCCCGGCCCTGCTCGCCGGCACGGGCGGCCTCAACCGAGGCGTTGAGCGCCAGCAGGTTGGTCTGGAAGGCGATGCCGTCCATCACCTTGACGATGTTGCCGATGCGCTCGGAGGAGGCCGTGATCTCCTCCATGGTGGTCACGACCTGGCCCACCACTTCGCCACCGCGGGCCGCCACCTCGGAAGCGGACTGAGACAGCTCGCTGGCCTGGCGCGCCGAATCCGCGGTGTGCTCGACGGTACTGGTGATCTGCTCGATGGAGGCCGAGCTCTGCTGCAGGCTCGACGCCGCGCTCTCGGTGCGCCGAGAAAGATCCTGACCGCCGGTGGCGATCTCCCCCGCCGCCACGGTCACCGACTCGCTGGCATCGCGGATGGTCAGCATGACGTCCTCGATGCGCGAGACGAAGCGGTTGAAGGCGGCGGCAACCTGGGCCACCTCGTCGCGGCCGTCCTCCGGCAAGCGCAGGGTGAGGTCGCCATCGCCGCTGGCAATGTCGGTCATGGCGTCACGCGCCACCTGCAGCCGACGGAACATCAGCTTGAGCAGCGTCCCCAGCACCAGGGCGGCACCCAGCACCACCAGCACCAGGGTTGCCAGCGAGGTACCCAATACGGCGCGCAGCCCGGCCGTGGCTTCGCGCTGGTCCAGCGCCACGACGAGTTGCCAGTCGGTTCCCTGTATCGGCACGCTGCGAAGCCACTTGCTGCGCCCCTCCAGGTCAAGCCGTACGGGCGCTTCGGCCCCGATCGGCGCAGTGAAATAGTCATTGCCGAAGGCCGGGGAGAGGCGTGACGCCGGCTCCAGCGTCATATCGGGATCGGGATGCGCCACCAGCGTACCGTCGGCGGTGACGAGGAAGGCGAAGCTTGCCGGCGTCGGCGCGATGTCGCCTACGTTGTCCACGATGGTGTCGATGGAGATATCGCCACCGCCCACCGCCACCAGCCGACCCTCGTCGTGGAAAGGCGTGGCAATGGTGACGATCAGTCCGCCGGTACTGGCATCCACGTAGGGCGGCGTGACGATGGTGCCGCCGGCCTCCACCGCCTGAAGGTACCAGGGACGCTGTCGCGGGTCGTAATCGGCGGGCGGGTTCCAGCCATCGGAGAAGATGCCCTTGCCGTCTGCCGGGTTCGCCAGGTAGGTCGACATGAAGCCACCGGCAGCGGCCACCTGCTGCAGAGCCGGCAGGGGGTCTTCGCCCTCGACGGCAGGCGCCAGCGCCTCCAGCATGCTGGCGCGGGCATCGATCCACTCGCTGATGGCGAGCCCGTTGCCCTGGGCTTCGGCTGACAGGTGGCGTGCGACCTGCTGGTCGTTATGGCGCTGGAGGGTAAAGTAGTTGATGGCGGCGTTGACGATCAGCGACGCGGCGATAACGACGGCCGTGACCAATAGCAAACGAAGTCGCAGGGAGGTGAGCATGGAGAGTTCTCGCTTGTAACGGAATGCGGAGCCGGTCACGTCCATGCGCCGGGGGTAACCGCATATCGGCTGCGAGTCGCTAGACTTTAGCCGCAAGTCAACGCGCGTGGATGATCACCTCGACACGGCGGTTCTGGGCCCGCCCTTCCCCCGTGTCGTTACTCGCCAGGGGCCGCGTGTCGGCCAGGCCCACCGCACGTAGGCGCTGCGAATCGACGCCTGAACGCTCCAGCGCGTGCACGATGGCGATCGCCCTGGCGCTGGAGAGTACCCAGTTGGAGGGAAACTCTTCGGTGCGGATCGCGCGGCTGTCGGTGTGCCCCTCCACGGCGACCTCCCCGTCATGGCGTTGGATCACCTCCATCAGACGCTGGATGAGCGCCTCGCCGTCGTCGCTCAGCTCGGCCGTGGCGGTGGGAAACAGCAGCCGGTCTTCCACGCGCAGCTTGATGCCTTCGGCCACGCGTGAAACTTCGACGCCCTCCAGGTCGGCCAGGTAGGGGGCATCGTCAAGGCGTGCACTCAGTGTCTCCTGCAAGGCTTTCGTCGCGGCAACGGCCTGCGGCGTGATCTCCATGACGCCATTCGGCGGGCGGTCGGTCAGCACCAGCGCGAAGTCGGCCGGCGAGGTCGGCACGCTGCCGTTTGCCACCAGCATCGGCAGCATGAGCGGTGGGGGTTCGCGCTGCGCCAGCAGGGCCAGCGGCGTGGGCGCCGCGAAGGCGATCCGCTCGCTCGGCGCCGGCGTCAAGCGCCGCGGCAACCCAGCCACGCCCAGCGCGGCCGAGATGGCCGACTGGCTCAGCCGCCCGGGAACCGGGCGAGGCATCTCCGCCAACGGCAGCGCCTGGGTCATCTCGCTGGGCAGCGGTATGGCGAAGGGCACCCGTGTGGCGAGCGGTGCCGCCTCGTCGCCGGGGCGCCCGAAACTCGAGAGCGTGAAGATGAGCACCATCAGCGCCACCAGCAGGGTCATGATGTCCAAGTAGCCGATCATCCAGGTACTGTCCTGATCGTGATCGTAGTGGGTCGGCATCAGCGACTCGTGGCGCATGGGGCCACGGTGATCGCCGCCGCTGGCGTGCAGGGAACTCATCGAGACGGCTGTCGATCCGGGGTTGGGGAGACGGACGAAGAAAGATACCAGACTAAGGGATCACGGCCACGGGCGAAGCCGTAAAAAGCGCCTGCCGAAGACAGTTTCTCATGGCCAGGCAATGGCCTTCAGGCATCTTGTGGTGCCACTCCGCTGCGGGAGAGATAGCGACTGGCGAAAAGATCGGCCGGTACCGGCTGACCGGTGAGGTAGCCCTGGACCAGTTCGACGCCGTGTCGAGCCAGGATGTCGCGCTGCGCCTCGGTCTCGACGCCAACGGCGGCGATACGCCACTCCATTTCTCCGGCCAGCCCCGCCACCGCAGCCACGATCGCCGCACTACCGCGCTGGCCGCTGTCCAGGCGCTGCACGAAACGGCGGTCGATCTTGAGCATGCTGATCGGCAGCTCCTGCAGGTAGCCAAACGAGGCGTAGCCGGTGCCGAAATCGTTGATGGCGACCTC
This portion of the Billgrantia sulfidoxydans genome encodes:
- a CDS encoding methyl-accepting chemotaxis protein, with protein sequence MLTSLRLRLLLVTAVVIAASLIVNAAINYFTLQRHNDQQVARHLSAEAQGNGLAISEWIDARASMLEALAPAVEGEDPLPALQQVAAAGGFMSTYLANPADGKGIFSDGWNPPADYDPRQRPWYLQAVEAGGTIVTPPYVDASTGGLIVTIATPFHDEGRLVAVGGGDISIDTIVDNVGDIAPTPASFAFLVTADGTLVAHPDPDMTLEPASRLSPAFGNDYFTAPIGAEAPVRLDLEGRSKWLRSVPIQGTDWQLVVALDQREATAGLRAVLGTSLATLVLVVLGAALVLGTLLKLMFRRLQVARDAMTDIASGDGDLTLRLPEDGRDEVAQVAAAFNRFVSRIEDVMLTIRDASESVTVAAGEIATGGQDLSRRTESAASSLQQSSASIEQITSTVEHTADSARQASELSQSASEVAARGGEVVGQVVTTMEEITASSERIGNIVKVMDGIAFQTNLLALNASVEAARAGEQGRGFAVVAGEVRQLATRSAEASREIRGLIEASGQKVASGTALVQRAGATMEELVEGVGRVAKVLGEISVAAGEQSDGIGQVNIAVAELDRMTQQNAALVEESTVAAEQLKDQADRLAEAVGGFKLSERRVDRQAPRQIEMAPTRSRELVELE
- a CDS encoding OmpA family protein → MSSLHASGGDHRGPMRHESLMPTHYDHDQDSTWMIGYLDIMTLLVALMVLIFTLSSFGRPGDEAAPLATRVPFAIPLPSEMTQALPLAEMPRPVPGRLSQSAISAALGVAGLPRRLTPAPSERIAFAAPTPLALLAQREPPPLMLPMLVANGSVPTSPADFALVLTDRPPNGVMEITPQAVAATKALQETLSARLDDAPYLADLEGVEVSRVAEGIKLRVEDRLLFPTATAELSDDGEALIQRLMEVIQRHDGEVAVEGHTDSRAIRTEEFPSNWVLSSARAIAIVHALERSGVDSQRLRAVGLADTRPLASNDTGEGRAQNRRVEVIIHAR